In the genome of Chitinispirillales bacterium, the window AATTTCGATTGAAGCAAAATCAGGATAACCGGTTTTTGGGCATAAACAAGTAAATTCGGGAAAAATAATTTTTACAACGTTGTTTGTGTTTTGCAAGGAAAACGGCGAATCAAAAAATTTATGATTGCCGGTTAAGCGTATAGAGCCGTATTTACCTCGCTAATACTGGAGTAACCAAACTTGCAAATGCTATACTTCATATAACGGAAAACGGTTATAAGTGGCATGCATTGCCCAAACATTTTGGTAATTGGCACACTATTTATGTAAGAGTAAATCGCTGAAGCAAGGATGAAGATTTACGAAAATAAGGTTTTATTTAACGTATTGACTTTTCGTTTGGGAGAAATTTATTTTTAAGAACAAAAAGCGAGGAAATTATGAGAATACCTACCCCCCCCTCCGCACAGAAATCGTTAGTTCTTCAAGAACTTGAGGTTTTAGAAAATTTTTTACGAGAAACGCCGTCTCATGGAATAGCGGAATCTATGAAATACATTTCCGAGCGGGTAAAATTAAATATCGAAAAGATAAAAGGGACAAACGAAGAAATTCTTGCGCCGAGATTTACTGCAATACTTGAGAGTGTTGCAGCAAAAAATCAAAAACAGACAACATTAATTTATATGGCAAACGATACGAGAATTAAAGGAGGATGGGTTGCACGACTTGGCGCTATGCTTGCTCTTTATAGAATAGCAAAAGATAACGGTTTCAATTTCAAAATAAATTTTACAAAACCTTTTAAGTTACTTGATTTTATGACTCCAAACAAATACGATTGGCGTATTGAAGAAAAAGACGTAGTTTTTTCGCAGAAAACGATTTCCGTGTCAATGTTAACATCAAATCTCAGATACTTGTATCCCGAAACAATTACTTTTTACGACAGATCTAAGTTTGAGAATTTTTTGATTGGTTTGAATGGGAAATACGGTCAAATTCAATGCCATTTAGATAGTGCAGAACCTTTGGTATTAGGAAAATTTAGTGAATTATTCAATGAATTGTTTGTTTTATCGGACGAATTAAAAGAAAGAATTGATTTTCACAAACAAAAAATAAACGGCGATTATATTTCTGTTGTTTTTAGATTTCAATCATTGCTTGGCGATTTTGAAGAATATGGATATGATGCTTTAACAAAAGAAAAACAAAACGTTTTAATTGAAATGTGTATAAAAAATCTGAAAGTAATCTGCGATATAGAGAAAGGAAAAACAATATTAGTTTGTTCCGATAGCGTTCGTTTTAGAGAAACGGTAAAAGATATGGAAAATATTTATATTGTCGAAGGGAAAAGATCGCATCCTAATATTGATATTTCAAACAAAGAGACTCAAATGTTAAGTTTTATTGATTTCTTTTTAATTTCATTTGGACAAAGAACATATTGTTTTGCACCCCAACCTTTGTATAGAAGCGGTTTTCCTAGAATTGCTTCCATGTACGGAAATATACCTTTCAAATTCATAGAGTTTGACTTGACAAAACCGTTGCTTACCAGGGGAAATACGGATTTGCATTTGAAAAACAACTCAATTGTACTGAATTGGCTTAAAACGGAAAACAATATGTTTGCTCTACAAGAAAAAGAAGAAATTATCGAATGCTTGAACGAAAATCCGTTTTGTGTTTTTCCGTATCGTTACACTAAAGAACGAGTAAGTTCCGAAGCGTTTTATGACAAAGACAATTCTATGTATTTTGTTTTACATAACGGTAAAAAAATGTACTTTCCGCATGGTTGGACGGAAGAAAGAGTGAAAAATTATTATATCGGCATAATGTTGGAGCAAAACCGCCGTTCTCCACACTGTTATATTGCCGACGGATTTGAAGTCAAAGAAAATGACGTTATTGCAGATATTGGCGCGGCGGAAGGAATATGGGCACTGGATAATGTCGAAAAGGCGAAATTCGTATATCTGTTTGAATGTGACAAAGGATGGACGAACGCTTTGTATAAAACATTTGAACCGTTTAAAATGAAAGTCCGTATAATAAATAAATTTGTCGGAATTTGGACTGAAAATGAAAATATAACAATAGATGATTTTGTCGCGGAAAACAGAACGGATATCACTTTCATTAAAGCGGATATTGAAGGTTCTGAAATGTCGATGCTTTGCGGCATGCCGAATTTATTGAAAAACAAAGATTTACGTTTGCTTTTATGCACATATCATAAACAAAACGACGCAGATGAATTTGACGCTTTTTTGAAAAAGTACGGATTTTATACGGAATTTTCAAACGGACACATGCTTTTTATTTACGATAAAATCGGATTGCAAGAACCATATTTCAGAAAAGGTTTGATTCGAGCTAAAAAAATTAATGAAAGCAAATAAAAACGTATTGATTTTTCGTATAAGCAAAACTTATTTTTAATAACAAAAAATGAGGAAATGATGAGAATACCTACTTCCCTCCCCACGCCACAGTTAGATCGTAAAAATGTACGTTGTACGGTTATTGTCGTAACTTACAACGGAAAAAAGGAATGGTATGACAAATGCTTTTCAAGTTTGTTAACATCATCTATCCCATTAGAAATTATTGTCGTTGATAATAAATCCACGGATGATACCATAGATTATATAAGCCGAAATTTCCAACAAATTAAAATTATACAAAACGATGAAAATGTCGGATTTGCCAAAGCAAATAATATAGGTTTGAATATCGCTTACAATGACAATAAAGATTATTTCTTTTTACTGAATCAAGATGCGTGGGTTGAACATAATACTTTAGAAATTTTAATTACAGTTGCCGAAAAAAAACAGGAGTTTGGAATATTTAGTCCGATTCATCTAACTGGCAGTAAAAGTGGTTTTGATAAAAATTTTAGAAATTATTTTCATTACAATTCGACAACGATTTGCGCCTATGAATGTTTATATTTAAAATATCAACAACCGATTTTATATGAAAGTTTTTTTGTAAATGCAGCCGCCTGGTTAATAACAAGAAAATGTGTTGAAATAGTTGGAGGATTTGACACTATTATGTTTAAACACTATGGAGAAGATAATAACTATTGCCAAAGAGTAATATATCATAAGTTAAAAATCGGGATAGTTCCGACGACAACAATTTGTCATGATAGAGCATTTAGAGCCAACAACCCTCTTGATCCCGATATAATCTTTTCTATTACATATGGAAATATATTGTTGACAAAAAAGATTTTAAAGGAACGATTGATTGAAATTTTCTTTAAAATCATTCGCGGGAAAGAAATATCAAAAGGCCTGAAAGAAATACGTTTTGTCATAAAAAAATATCAAAAAATTGTTAAAAGCAGGGAAATAAATAAGATAAAAGGAAAAGGTTTAGAATATTTAGAAATTAAGGAGATTTAAAATATCTAAAAAGCAAATTTGATTGAAAATCATTTTGTCAAAAGTATATTTTGTCTAAAATTCTCTGGCGTGCGATTTTAAATTTTCAAAAACAGATTCGGCGCAGGCGGGACGAGAAGTCGGGCTTTCGACTACCACCGTCGTATTCACGTTACCGCGCGGAAAAAAATTTCCTACTACGCGAAGCCAGCGCGGCGAAAGATTTCTGGTAAGTTCGTCAAAAATAAAATTTATCGCTCTTTCGTGAAACGTTCCGATGTTTCTAAACGAATTAAGATACAGTTTCCATTCAAAAAATAAATTAATTTCACATAAGTAATTGGAAAAGTTTTTTAGGGAAAGGATACTTTAATAACTGTGGCAATTGATTATTCCTTTTCGATTTCTCCAACGAAATAAGACCGGCAAAATTTAAGTATCAAAATAAAACGCCGCCGCTTAAGAAATTAAGCGGCGGCGTTGTTTGTAAAACGAATATTGAATAACGCTTATTTCTTTTTCTTCGCTTTTCTTTTTTCTTCGATAACGGCCTGCGCCGCAGCCAAACGTGCAATCGGCACACGATACGGCGAACAGGAAACATAATCAAGTCCGGTTCTGTGGAAGAATTTAACCGAAGACGGCTCGCCTCCGTGTTCTCCGCAAACGCCGCATTTAAGTTTCTTTCTGCCTTTTCTGCCTTTTTCTACGCCCATTTCTACAAGCGCGCCCACACCCTCCTGGTCGATAGCGACAAACGGGTCTTCGCGCAGGATTTTCTTTTCGATATAATCCGAAATAAACACTCCTGCGTCGTCGCGAGAATAACCGAACGCCATTTGCGTGAGGTCGTTTGTGCCGAACGAGAAAAATTCCGCGCCGTCGTCGCCGCCTGAAATTTTGTCTGCGATAATAGCCGCTCTGGGAATTTCAATCATAGTTCCGACGGTGTATGTAAATTTCGCGCCTTTTTCGGCGATAATCTTATCCGCTGTTTCACGAACGATTTTCGCCAAATAGTGAAACTCTTCGACTTTACCTATAAGAGGGATCATTATTTCGGGAAATACTTTTACGCCTTCTTTTTCTTTTCTGCAAGCCGCTTCGATAACCGCCGTCGTCTGCATTACGCAAATTTCTGGATATGTAATCGACAAACGGCAGCCGCGATGACCAAGCATCGGGTTTTGTTCGTGCAAATCCGTAACTTTTTTCTTGATTTTTTCCACCGAAATATGCAGACGTTCCGCCATTTCTTTTTGACCTTCATCGTCTTGCGGCAAAAATTCGTGAAGCGGCGGGTCAAGATAACGAATAGTTACTCCGTACCCGTCCATTTCTTTGAACAAACCTTCAAAATCCGCTCTCTGATACGGAAGAAGTTTATCAAGCGCTTTTTTGCGGTCTTCAAGCGTTTCCGCCAAAATCATCGCGCGCATATCCCAAATTCTTTCACCTTCAAAGAACATGTGTTCGGTTCTGCAAAGTCCTATGCCTTGTGCGCCTAACGCTCTTGCGACAAACGAGTCGCGCGGAGAATCGGCGTTTGCACGAACTTTAAGGGTTTTTGTTTTTTCAGCCCATTTCATAAGATTGACGAACATTTTGTAAACTTCCGTTTTCTTCGCTTCTTCGTCGTTATCGACAAGCCCCGCGATAACCGGAGATTTTGTCTTTTTGACTTCGCCCAAAATCAATTCGCCGGTAATTCCGTCAACGGCGACGACGTCGCCTTCCTTAATTACGATTTTGCCGACAGTTATAGTCTTGGTCGAATAGTTGATTTCCATTTCGCTTGCGCCGACTACACAGCACTTTCCCCATGAACGAGCGACAACGGCCGCATGCGACGTCATACCGCCCGTAGACGTTACCGTCGCTTCTGAATCCGCCATTCCTATTACGTCTTCGGGAGATGTTTCGTGTCTGAAAAGTATTGTTTTTTTACCCTGTTTCTTCCATTCTACAACGTCTTCCGCATTAAAAACGACCTGTCCGCAAGCGGCGCCCGGTCCAGCCGGCAGTCCTTTTGCAAACACACGCTTTTCATCGACGGCTCTTTTCTTTTCTTTTGGGTCTAAAACATCAAACAACAATTGATTAAGGTGGTCGCCGGAAACTCTCAAAAGCGCTTCTTCTTCGTCGATCAAACCTTCTTTTACCATATCGTAAGCGATTCTTACAGCCGCCATACCGGTTCTTTTACCGTTTCTGGTCTGAAGCATATAAAGTTTGCCTTCTTCAATGGTAAATTCAATGTCCTGCATATCTTTGTAATGCTTTTCTAATTTCAAGCGGATGCCGTCCAATTCCTTATAAATGTCTTTCCATACCTTTTTCATTTCGGAAATGTGCATCGGAGTTCTGATTCCGGCGACGACGTCTTCGCCTTGCGCATTAATCAAAAATTCGCCGTAAAATTCGTTTGTTCCGTCTGCCGAATTTCTTGTGAACGCTACGCCGGTTCCGGAAGTATCGCCCATATTCCCAAACGCCATAGATTGAACGTTTACCGCGGTTCCTTTAAGTCCGTAAATCTTTTCTTTTGTGCGATAAAATTCCGCTCTGGGCGACATCCACGAACCGACAACCGCCATAATAGCCTTTTCCAACTGGACTCTGGCGTCGGTCGGAAACTCTTCGCCGGCTTTTTTCTGAACGGGAGCGCTATCCGCACTTGCGTTGTCTTTGTAAACTTTCTTATACGCCGCAACTACTTCTTTAAGTCCTTCGACGTCAAGGTCGGTATCAAATTTTGCGCCGCGTTTTTTCTTAACCGCCGAAAGTTCGCGCTCAAACTTTTCGTGAGAGATTCCCATAACGACGTCGCCGAACATATTTATGAATCTACGGTAGGAGTCCCACGCCATTCTTTCGTTGTTGGTTTTTTTAGCCAAACCTATGCAAACGTCGTCGTTGATTCCCAAATTGAGAATAGTGTCCATCATTCCGGGCATAGACATCGCTGCACCCGAGCGAACGGAAACCAAAAGCGGAGATTTCGGATCGCCGAATTTTGCGTTTTTGCGTTTTTCAAGAATAGCGATGTGTTCGTTCAATTCCGTTTTGAGCGTGTCGGGAAGTTTTTTCCCGTTTTTGTAATAATAGTCGCATACGTCCGTGACGATAGTAAATCCGGGAGGCACAGGCACTCCTATGCTTGACATTTCCGCAAGATTTGCGCCTTTGCCGCCAAGCGTATCTTTCATCTTCGCATTCCCGTCGGCTTTTCCTTCACCGAATTTGTAGATGTACTTTTCAGACATCAATACCTCCAAATAAAAAAATTGTAATTATCGTAAAATTCCCGTATAAATATAATTTATTTCATAAGGATAAAAGAGTAATTTTTTTGACTTTGCGGATAAAGTATTTTTAATAGAAAACCGGAAAGTGAAAATGAACAAAAAAGACA includes:
- a CDS encoding transposase, translating into MLHITENGYKWHALPKHFGNWHTIYVRVNR
- a CDS encoding glycosyltransferase family 2 protein, giving the protein MRIPTSLPTPQLDRKNVRCTVIVVTYNGKKEWYDKCFSSLLTSSIPLEIIVVDNKSTDDTIDYISRNFQQIKIIQNDENVGFAKANNIGLNIAYNDNKDYFFLLNQDAWVEHNTLEILITVAEKKQEFGIFSPIHLTGSKSGFDKNFRNYFHYNSTTICAYECLYLKYQQPILYESFFVNAAAWLITRKCVEIVGGFDTIMFKHYGEDNNYCQRVIYHKLKIGIVPTTTICHDRAFRANNPLDPDIIFSITYGNILLTKKILKERLIEIFFKIIRGKEISKGLKEIRFVIKKYQKIVKSREINKIKGKGLEYLEIKEI
- the ppdK gene encoding pyruvate, phosphate dikinase encodes the protein MSEKYIYKFGEGKADGNAKMKDTLGGKGANLAEMSSIGVPVPPGFTIVTDVCDYYYKNGKKLPDTLKTELNEHIAILEKRKNAKFGDPKSPLLVSVRSGAAMSMPGMMDTILNLGINDDVCIGLAKKTNNERMAWDSYRRFINMFGDVVMGISHEKFERELSAVKKKRGAKFDTDLDVEGLKEVVAAYKKVYKDNASADSAPVQKKAGEEFPTDARVQLEKAIMAVVGSWMSPRAEFYRTKEKIYGLKGTAVNVQSMAFGNMGDTSGTGVAFTRNSADGTNEFYGEFLINAQGEDVVAGIRTPMHISEMKKVWKDIYKELDGIRLKLEKHYKDMQDIEFTIEEGKLYMLQTRNGKRTGMAAVRIAYDMVKEGLIDEEEALLRVSGDHLNQLLFDVLDPKEKKRAVDEKRVFAKGLPAGPGAACGQVVFNAEDVVEWKKQGKKTILFRHETSPEDVIGMADSEATVTSTGGMTSHAAVVARSWGKCCVVGASEMEINYSTKTITVGKIVIKEGDVVAVDGITGELILGEVKKTKSPVIAGLVDNDEEAKKTEVYKMFVNLMKWAEKTKTLKVRANADSPRDSFVARALGAQGIGLCRTEHMFFEGERIWDMRAMILAETLEDRKKALDKLLPYQRADFEGLFKEMDGYGVTIRYLDPPLHEFLPQDDEGQKEMAERLHISVEKIKKKVTDLHEQNPMLGHRGCRLSITYPEICVMQTTAVIEAACRKEKEGVKVFPEIMIPLIGKVEEFHYLAKIVRETADKIIAEKGAKFTYTVGTMIEIPRAAIIADKISGGDDGAEFFSFGTNDLTQMAFGYSRDDAGVFISDYIEKKILREDPFVAIDQEGVGALVEMGVEKGRKGRKKLKCGVCGEHGGEPSSVKFFHRTGLDYVSCSPYRVPIARLAAAQAVIEEKRKAKKKK
- a CDS encoding FkbM family methyltransferase — protein: MRIPTPPSAQKSLVLQELEVLENFLRETPSHGIAESMKYISERVKLNIEKIKGTNEEILAPRFTAILESVAAKNQKQTTLIYMANDTRIKGGWVARLGAMLALYRIAKDNGFNFKINFTKPFKLLDFMTPNKYDWRIEEKDVVFSQKTISVSMLTSNLRYLYPETITFYDRSKFENFLIGLNGKYGQIQCHLDSAEPLVLGKFSELFNELFVLSDELKERIDFHKQKINGDYISVVFRFQSLLGDFEEYGYDALTKEKQNVLIEMCIKNLKVICDIEKGKTILVCSDSVRFRETVKDMENIYIVEGKRSHPNIDISNKETQMLSFIDFFLISFGQRTYCFAPQPLYRSGFPRIASMYGNIPFKFIEFDLTKPLLTRGNTDLHLKNNSIVLNWLKTENNMFALQEKEEIIECLNENPFCVFPYRYTKERVSSEAFYDKDNSMYFVLHNGKKMYFPHGWTEERVKNYYIGIMLEQNRRSPHCYIADGFEVKENDVIADIGAAEGIWALDNVEKAKFVYLFECDKGWTNALYKTFEPFKMKVRIINKFVGIWTENENITIDDFVAENRTDITFIKADIEGSEMSMLCGMPNLLKNKDLRLLLCTYHKQNDADEFDAFLKKYGFYTEFSNGHMLFIYDKIGLQEPYFRKGLIRAKKINESK